aagACTATCAAAACGCTCGATATACAGAGAAAtccacacagcccgtattcagaaattgtgcgttttaaacaagccattaggatttccgtccatttgtgatgtcacaaatatacaatatttagaccattacacggttttaaacgtaaacattctaaatgtgtcccagtttgtttcccattgcagtgtatgtaaataacatcagctgacaggaagtaaacatggacccaaattgatggctagcaacgcaattccgtcaaaatgcactaaaacagagcgtttcacacagagtgtaaatacaggtatattcaggcagacagtatgaggaaaataaagttgttttttttaacattacagcatgtaaacatgttctagtagaaacacaaaatacaagtatgaacctgaaaatgagcatgatatgggacctttaaaaaaagtgactatagtgcagaagagactgttaaaaatgagtatagtgcagggtaactccagtagcttagtctatgaaagtgcagtgtgcattattatctgttagCATTTTGTATAAAGAAAACTTAATATTTGTACAAACTTCACATGAATATAGACATGCATGCAGCTAGATACAGACAGATCCTTACACaccctcctcctgcagcagcagcctttAGCTCAGCCCCTCAGCTGCTGGCTTGGAATATAGCTACACCGATGCTAAGGAAGTAGCTAACACTGTTTCCAGAGCAACCTAAAGTGCTGCTAGCGTGCACAGAGCTACCAAACCAAACCCAGCTATGTTGACGTGAGATCAAACCCTCAGGCAGCTATGTGTGTTCTCGACTAGAAGGTAAAAGGGGGATTACTGAGTAAGTGGCTTTAGTGAAGTAAAGAAAGTGGGAATAAGATATGCTAGGTGATATACTAGGTTAGCATGCTAAGGTAAACTTGTTCACCTGAGTGGTTTTAGGTAAGAAACACCCTACATTATGTCGTTTAAAAGTCTCCTTCGGGTTTAAACAAGCAGAAAAACTTACAGTAACTATGGCAACTATGGCTTCTTGTTGAGTTTGCTACCCATTCGTGGTGATTTGTACCTTAAACCACCTGTTGTTGTGTCTCTCTGAAGCCTCCAGGTGAGACATGATGGACTTCCTCACGCTGTTCGCTGTCTACGTGCTGGTGGTGCTGACATGTATCGTCCTCGTGTGCAGATACTCAGGCCAGCAGCAAACCCCCTTTAGCATCCTCTTCAACTCTGTAGGAAAGGTAAGAAAAGAAGCATTTTAACTGTACTTCCACAAAGCAACACTGTGTGTCGCTgtttatggaagtttttattgcactttattagttgtaatccacagaagacaatccacaaatgtgtaccatgatgtacaaatatttcactatccacaaacatgtatttttgtatttgtgttgtgtaaagtcacatccacaaaaaataaagggcgatttgcaaatacgcattaCTTACTCTGTAAttacgtattttaaggtttacatgtaaatggtaaatggacttgcatttatatagcgcttttctagtcttctgaccactcaaagcgctttacactacaagtcagcattcacacattcatacactgatggtagaggctgctaaggtgccaacttcaGGATCCAATcgaaatactcattcacacaccataGCCAACGGGAGcgatttggggttaagtgttttgctcaaggacacatcgacatgtgacccggagcagccggggatcgaaccacagaccttccgattggtggacaacctgctccaCCCTCTGAACCACAGCTGCCCctgtaaagtgatatatatacgcatttgtgcatctatttctacacgtggaatgatatttgcgcatttgTAGATCGCTTCCTGTGGATTTGTGGGCCACgtgacatttgtaactttcctcctgtttgtttacggAATTTTGTCCAAGTGGtaccgcagcagatctgtagataatagttgtaatcaacagaagacaattcacaaatatgtaccatgatctgcaaatatttcactacccacaaacgtatttttgtatttgtgtacaATAGTTGTTGGGCTAATTTATCACAATACAAAGACGATGCATTAAAGCTGCTGACGCTTCTCTTCACAGGTAGTTGCGCCACTTACGCCAAAATGGCTCCAAAAGTTTTCACAGTGGACCTTGCACAGGCTGTTTCATCAAAGGTTTGTAGTTTAAAAAGTGTTCACATACATTGTCATAATATATCTTAAGCCTGTATAATCTCTAGAATAACAATTATAATCAttgtatattgtgttttgtctttgtCATGCGTTTCTATTTACAGGAACCACATGTTCATCTATCTACACATCCTGCTGGAGGGAGCTGTGTATGCAGAGTTCACCTACGAGGTGTTTGCCTTCTGCAGGGAGATGGAAACCACTCTGATCAGCCTGTCTGTGCCTTATGTCCTGCTGGCCATCAAGACCGTcttcttctacctctgcatCAAGAGAGATCCAGGTTAGTATTATTTTAGCTGAAGTATGTTCCAACGCATTTGTAACACTTGTACACCTTGATTTGATATTCTTTGTCAGTGTGCTGCCATATTTTGGAGTCTTGTGAGTGATAACGAGGGATGTTGGTAATTGCATCTCACCCATGCTCATTAGTAATTTAATTTTGTCATTTGGAGGGTGAAACTTTTCTGGGGTGGTATGGTAATCAAGGAGCAGGCTACACAGCAGCACCCATGGTACAGTAAAACAGGCCTCATCTGAGACCAATTTTCTTGGGAATGCCAGATGCAGTTACTGTGCTCATTTCCACTATAgtgtctgttgtgtttttggcaCCAAACTCAACTTAAAGGGGACAAAAAACTCACATTGTCAGTGTTtgtgtacatactacatttgggtatctggcgTGACTACCAACCCACATACTGTGACATaggacaacccagtcagttttttgttggCTGCAGATTTGACTCCCCTTCCAATGTTACATGCagactcattagaatatattttgagcttgagaactacctttgcaaaggtgcaccatattttttttcGCGAGTCAATCAGGAGTGGcgtttttcagacagagggtgaatacaggtatattcagacaggcagtatgagaaaagtaaggtgtttttttgaacaataaagcatgtaaacatgttctagaagaaacccaaaatacaagtatgaaactgaaaatgaacaagatatgtcccctttaaatgatcAGTCTTTTGCATATTAGAAATGTTCTGTTGTTTGCACAAATACGCCTGTTAGATTTGCTGCTAATTTCCCTACAAGGATCATTCAATTTAGTCTTAAAGAGTGAAGCTGGTCTACCTCACTACTGGTTATAAGGTTAATGTAGTGTGTGGGCGTGCAGCAAAGCGGTACCAGTTCTTATAGACTTTAAATGACTCCAGTTAATTCAGAGTAAAGTAGATAATTTCAGCTTGCGTTTTACAAGAATAACCAGAGAAAATCACTGACCTGTTAGATCTAGACAGTGTTTTGACTCATTACACgatagtatttattttttttttactctctccTCTCGACTCTGGCAGGCACGGTGACGAAGAAGAAAATCGCCGGCCAGCTACACATTTATCCGTATGACAGGAGGCTGTTTCACCCAGGAGTCTCCTGTGAAACCTGCCAGCTTGTCAAACCGGCTCGCTCCAAACACTGCAGTgagtaaataaatgttaaatagtaataaataagCACCATAGTAGTGAATTATTTCAGCATTGGAATACAGAATCATACTCACTGTAAACACTGTGTGTAATTTCAGGGGTCTGCAACAGGTGCGTCCAACGTTTTGACCACCACTGTGTCTGGGTGAACAACTGCATCGGTTCTCAGAACACGCGGTACTTCTTGCTTTACCTCTTCAGCGTGTGCGCCATGGCGGGCGACATTGCCGTGCTAACAGCAGACATGCTGTTTCATGCTGTACTGCGGTCGGGGCTTCTGAGGGCAAGTTATATAGATGAGTTCGGCCAGCAGCAGCCAGCGGGGCCTATGTTTGTTGCACAGGTGAGACTCAGTGACATGCTGTGTATCATATGCTGTAGTCACAATTCATTCctgatttaattttctttttcctctctgtccctccagcATCTGTTCCTAACCTTCCCCCGAATCATCTTCATGCTGGGATTCCTGGTCTTTGTCTTCTTCCTCCTGGCGGGTTACGCCCTTTTCCATTCCTTCCTGGCTGTCGTCAATCAGACCTCCAACGAGTGGTACAAAAGTCGAGGTTACACGTGTCAACACTGCCACCCAACTGCAGACCACCTCTGTAGCCCAGCACCAGACCACTCTAAAAGATACTACTACAGCAGAGGGCTGCTCCGAAAC
The genomic region above belongs to Sebastes fasciatus isolate fSebFas1 chromosome 20, fSebFas1.pri, whole genome shotgun sequence and contains:
- the zdhhc4 gene encoding palmitoyltransferase ZDHHC4 translates to MMDFLTLFAVYVLVVLTCIVLVCRYSGQQQTPFSILFNSVGKVVAPLTPKWLQKFSQWTLHRLFHQRNHMFIYLHILLEGAVYAEFTYEVFAFCREMETTLISLSVPYVLLAIKTVFFYLCIKRDPGTVTKKKIAGQLHIYPYDRRLFHPGVSCETCQLVKPARSKHCRVCNRCVQRFDHHCVWVNNCIGSQNTRYFLLYLFSVCAMAGDIAVLTADMLFHAVLRSGLLRASYIDEFGQQQPAGPMFVAQHLFLTFPRIIFMLGFLVFVFFLLAGYALFHSFLAVVNQTSNEWYKSRGYTCQHCHPTADHLCSPAPDHSKRYYYSRGLLRNLGEIFFPPQPVQKKDN